From a single Capsicum annuum cultivar UCD-10X-F1 chromosome 12, UCD10Xv1.1, whole genome shotgun sequence genomic region:
- the LOC107844255 gene encoding uncharacterized protein LOC107844255, with translation MTERAILASRNEYVDQLNEMLISRFPGESRMFLSFDSAEDDTNNYYQEDYLNTLTPNGLLRHKLVFKKNVPIILLRNLDASNGLCNGMRMICGGFDNNVICAEIMMGQNAFKHVFIPRIQLSPPENEGYPFKFIRKQFPLYVVLSRGISMTTTKVLVMTEQLKRRKGTYTKNIVCKEILGSEDTQC, from the exons ATGACTGAACGTGCTATCCTAGCTAGCAGAAATGAATATGTTGATCAGCTAAATGAAATGTTAATTTCCAGATTTCCTGGTGAAAGCAGAATGTTTCTTAGTTTTGATTCTGCAGAGGATGATACCAACAACTACTATCAGGAAGATTACTTAAATACTCTAACACCAAACGGTCTACTTCGACacaa ATTGGTGTTTAAAAAAAATGTGCCTATCATTTTACTGAGAAATTTAGATGCTTCCAATGGCTTATGCAATGGCATGAGAATGATATGCGGAGGTTTTGACAATAATGTCATATGTGCAGAAATAATGATGGGCCAAAATGCTTTCAAGCATGTCTTTATTCCACGAATTCAGCTATCACCTCCCGAAAATGAAGGTTATCCATTCAAATTCATTAGAAAACAATTTCCA ttatatgttgtaCTTTCAAGGGGAATATCAATGACAACAACAAAGGTTTTGGTCATGACGGAACAGCTTAAGCGAAGAAAAGGGACATACACTAAAAACATCGTCTGTAAAGAGATATTAG GTTCAGAAGATACACAGTGTTGA
- the LOC124889749 gene encoding digalactosyldiacylglycerol synthase 1, chloroplastic-like: MLLLGFTQVCGLQCSWCKPELSKNWRKMAAERQSGQQVFSKGAYVLGKMVWAKGYRELIDLLAKHKSDLDDFNMDVFGNGEYAHEVQTIAWTLNLNVNFMKGRDHANDSFHRYEPFS; the protein is encoded by the exons ATGTTGTTGCTAG GATTTACCCAGGTCTGTGGTCTGCAATGTTCATGGTGTAAACCCGAACTTTctaaaaattggagaaaaatggCCGCAGAAAGGCAAAGTGGTCAGCAAGTTTTCTCTAAAGGTGCATACGTCTTAGGAAAAATGGTTTGGGCAAAAGGCTACAGGGAGTTGATAGACCTGTTAGCAAAGCACAAAAGTGACCTTGATGATTTTAATATGGACGTGTTTGGAAATGGGGAATATGCTCATGAAGTGCAGACAATAGCTTGGACGTTAAATTTGAATGTCAACTTCATGAAAGGCAGAGACCATGCCAATGATTCTTTTCATAGGTATGAACCCTTTAGTTAA